The genomic window TGATGATAAATAAaggaaaattgaaaatgaacacAAACAAGAGCTATTTCTCATCTCTTACATATTTGTATTCCTTTATTAAAGGTATTATTGAAAAGTTTTTCAGTAgtgatgtttttaaatacaaagtgagaatattttttaattattttaattaacacTGCATCACAACCTCGGTCAAgataaggaaaataaaacacttggTTAAGACTTTATGTGTTGACCTTAATGTACATGGAACAGAAATATGAACACTTTTGATTTTGCTCCTGTTTTTTCGAGTTGAAATAAAAGATCAGTACTTTTTCTATGCACACAAATCACttaattgaccctttgctaagtcccgcccccggaCGCAGACTAtccaatcataatgtagcatcgggccggcttagaccagggtccgacaacaacacagctgtgctccattgactctaatgcagttgtttcagatttccttcattttcaggctggttttgtggatttggagctaaatgttgtgcctggggcatgtcgtgtattaatgatactcgttacctggagagctTGGAAAAatatatacgtttcttccctgttccaaaaccaaaatcaaaccctgaaaagtgtagggttagctagctagctactgaagatatagcctactgaatgtatacacatgctgcttttgctttctaatgattataacagtgagacaaagaccgaccctgctgtacaggaaccagtgaagggaagcagggaaactttgctgatattgaaccagctgtgtgtcatcgcagtgtgagcagatgaacgttgtgtgacttcccccggagatccctgcccgtccgGCGGTGGAGGTCCAGGTGCCGGCAGCAGCACGAGGACGAAGCCAAACacggttcatctgcacacactgcgatgccacacagctggttcaatatcagcaaagtttccctttatattcattgtcttgtgtggcgatcagcagtgatgtggtggttcacttttacactgtgatctgtagcctatagttcggctttagcttctaactatctttgtctttttaacctgttgttgctgctgagtcagtttgacatcctggatatatccttcaaacacagactgtagacccctctgtctgcttctctctggaatcactctttcattttaacAAAAGTATGATattatttcttcagggagtgcagttagttacagtgtgggctccatgcttactccgacagtatcacaaaggggcggggctcagcaaaaggtcaattctcacaaatttatttaaatccatgttagtgagcactttgCCAACATGATAACCCATCAACCTGGCAGGTGTGGTGTATCAAAAACAGCATGATTAttatacaggtgtgccttgagctggccacaataaaggccattctaaaatgtgcagtttgattacacgacacaatgccacagatgccAAACGTTTTTAGGGAGTGTGCTATTGGTATGCTGACCGCGGGAACGTCCACCAGAACTGTTACCAgcgaactgaatgttcatttcactgttCATTCACATAAGCCATCTCCTAAGTTGTTTCTGAGAATTTGGCtttacatccaaccagcctcatgACCGCACACTATTTGTAACCCAGGACCCAGGATCTCCGCCCTGAGATGGTTTCGGGTAGCATaagctgtccgggtggctggttTCAGATGATCTTGCAGGTGAGGAAACCAGATGTGGAGgccctgcctcctcctccttgtctaCAGATTTTAAGATGGTTGGATGTACCGCCAAATTCTCAGAAACAACATTGGAGACAGCGTATGGTAGTGAAATGTACATTTAATtcatgggcaacagctctggtggacagtCAGCAAACACAAAACTTGGACATAATTTGAGACAACTAATccttttgtgtgcataaataagGTTTTATGTTTTCTATTTCAACTCCTGaagaaaaatgggagcaaaaccAAAAGTGTTGCATCTATGTTTCCTTTTTGTCAGTGTAGATTTAGACTCCTACAGGATGCAACAAAGCCTGTAGTTTACGAGCTGTCTGCAGTAAGATCTGTGGCGTACTGCATAGTACGCTGATGCGAAACAATGTTGCTGTGAGCAGCAGGAAGGAAGCGCATGTTTATGGCCCAAGGTCATGATAGTGCAACATACTGTGCTTAGTCAAAGCTGTAAGGTTAGGGACCTGCCACACTGCTTCCTGTACTGGCACCCAACGCTGGCATTGGATGCAAATCACGTGCTCGTTTAATGTCAGCATAATCGTTAGGGTGAGTGGGCTGAAGCAGGAGACTAAGATAAAGAATGATCACTTGCCATGCATTTTGCAGTTAATGGCGTTTTCTTGCCGCAAAAGCAGGTCAGAAAATCTTAGTTAATGCAAACCTGCTGTCAtgatcatatgttttttttatatattgtatgtcGTGTGTGACGTCTAAATACATGCACACTAGCATTCTATCAGGAGTCAGAATTTACATGGTACAGAAGCAGGTGTGGGGGAGATAAAGCCGTTTCATTTGGGCCCCTCTGGTCCATGCGTCTTCCACAcattacacatccagcagtttcAATTGCTCCGATTGCAGATCTGAACTGCAGCCGAAAtgaaaccatcatctttttaaCAACATCTTTAAACAGTGATTGACAGCCAGTGGAAAACACACTTTGAATTTTAAAACCACGCTGTTTATTGCAGGTTGAGTTTCCTTTCCTGTCTTTAAAGTGATGTTCTCCCAGAGAGCCTCATAAATACGGCTATGTCCTTAAACTCATTGTCTCATGCTTATTGGAGcatgaaatatatttaatttctctCCAGCAATCATTAAGTTATGTTAATTGCGCAGACGAATGTTTTTAATTACACACCACAGGGTTTTAATTGAAATTCAATAAATTAATCCATATATTGAATCATGCCCGGCATTCAATATCCCGAAGCCTTTCAGGAGGACTTCGCATGGTTGCTGAGGGGTAGCCTTACTGTATCGCAATTATTAAGTGgtgtttgcatttatttatgagTCTTTGGTGGATAAAAGCACATAATTTCAGAAGTACTGCAGAATGATCTTTGCTTAATATTTCTTTCCCAACAAAAGCAGTCGGTAAAGGGTAAGGTAGGTATGACCGGACAGAAAAACGACATGAATGTGGTTGATTGTAATAAATGTCAGCCTTTCCTGTGAATATAAGTGATGAATTTCTTTTTGTAGTCGCAGCATAAGAAACGTTGTGGCAccaaaagggaaagaaagctCAAAAAGAACcatttgaaatgtttatttGAAGGCAGccttgtcaaaaaaaaaaaaatatctccaGGTGACAGTGAAGAATGTGTctgattaaaatgtgtctttctgTAAGTGAAATCTTTTACTCTTGAGTACGATGCAAGTGGTAAAGAGGAAATTTCCCTCAGGGTTGGTCTGTTGTGTTGACTCTAGACTAGATAATGGGGAGGACAGACTGGATAAACCCTCTGAGTGCCTCGCATTCAATAAATAAAGAGAGATCATAATTTTATAAGATTAGTCAACTATGATCCTCGGAGAGTCAGTATCTTTTTCCGTCtgtagtaaataaaaaaatgctttaTAGCTTTAGTGTGCAGTAGTTTTAATCGCATAGGAGCAAGTTTTCTGGGACTTTTCACTCCTGAAAAACTCCCAAACAATACACCAttaaggaaagaaaaaggaacATGCCAATATAAGTCTAACTGGCTCTGGGTTTGAAGAGAGGgttattgtctttttcttgcaATTTACGACTCTAATGATGCACTTATGTTGCCCGCTCTTCCCTTTTTCTTACACCTTACCTACTTAAGGAGGAAATCTTGATTGGTAAGTCGATGCTATCCGCAGATTTAGGGATTTACTTGTAGGTCGGTGCAGGCTAATTATTTACTTCTTACAGGAGAAAGAGCACAGTCATCTGTCCCATTCTGAGGGCTTTCTTAGTTAGACTGATGGGATCTCTCTTTGTCTGCAATCCTTTTCATTTCTACATAATACCCATTTTGTGATGTTTGTTCAATGTTCTTTAAATGAGGCTTTTTCAATGGGGCTATTGTTTACTCTTTTTCTCTTCACTCGAGTTAGAGCCGGTAGTTCTTTCCACGCatagtttttctttcttctctgctcttttGTTGTTCCTTTCATATAATTGTTTTAGTTTAGACTTACTTTATCTCAATTTGTTTCTTGTTGATTTCTCTGACTTTAGTTGAGTTCAGACTTTCTTTTGGGGTTAATCGCATGCTTCAAATTTGCATGATGTCTTTATCTTTCAAAGTTTTCTGTcccgaggaaaaaaaaaaaaaaaaaaaagtcacttctCTGTGTTTTCAAGGGAATATGTGCCTTTGTACTAGAGTATTCACAGTGCATCAAAGCAGATAGCAGGTTCCATTGGTCAACACACGCGTGGTTTTAAGCTGCagcctgtttgtctgtttgcagATTTTGTCGCCAAAACCTGGAAGCGAGCTTTTACGTGGAAAAGGGTCTCAGCATTTAGCGAGCCAGACCGAAGGTCCGCACGATTACGATTCTGGGAATGACACATCTTCGCCGCCGTCGAGCAAAACTGGTGTTTCTCAGGCGAGTGTCACTGACAACAAGAGGAACCGCTGTAAACGTCTGGCCTCGCCAGAGAAGCTGAAGTTCACTGACAGAGACAATGCCTCTGATTCAGGAAACTCTGTGACCAGCTACGCTTCCCTGTGCAAACCTTACGGGGAGGACGGCCTGTCTGCAACCCTTTTCACTGGAAACGGCAAGAGGTAATGTTACGTTCATAATAAATAATCCATCTGAACGAATGCTTCCAAAGAAAATTGCAAGTTGTTTATCTTCCGTTTCCACGCTCTGTTTCCTCTTTTGAAATAttcagcttaccagtgagaatAAGGGGCAGCATTTCTTTAAAACAACCCAGGATACAGTGTGAGCTCTGTCACTTAAAGCAGTAAAACGTGCTTCCTTTGCAGAGAGCAGATAACTTTGGGGTGTCGGGTAGAGGTCATGAGATCTCCAAAGACTTCCAGCTGCTCACAGAGGATGAGAGAGACGTCTCGAAGACGACTGAAAACCCGGTCAtccagcagcaggagcagatCCTCGGGGAGTTCTAGATATTCCGGTCGCTACTCTCGAAGCCTCTCGCTGTCATCTTGCAGGTGGGTTTAACtgcttttaaattaaacatgacTAACATCCAACAAAAGTACATTTCTACTCACATGTATTTCAGTTTGCATATAAAAAAGTGTAACTGtggtacagatattcatggtgcccagaggatgacTCCTACAGAGTTTGGTGATCCCTTGACTTTTCCTAGCagcaccagcaggtcaaagttttcactttTACTCGATTAATTGGCACAAAATTTAGTAAAGACGTTCATAGTCAAGGTCTGAAATTAGCACCTGGCAAATATGGGTAGATTGTTTGCAGTAGCGTGAAATTGTCAGGCCATGCGCCACTTTGGCAGACAGGGAAAAGGCACAACAGGAAGACACAACTGCTGTATAGAAGCAACGTTATTTGCCATAGAAGCATATTTTTTCACTGTATTCTAACCAACAACCATCAATAAAAGGAGAAGGACACACAATCTGTACACACCCACTCCTCATTGTGTGGACTTAAATACTTCACCTGTCAGTTTCATCCTAAGGAACAGCTCAGGGCAGAGCGAGTGTGTACCAGTCGAGCGAGAGAAAGTGAGATGTTGGATCAGAGCAGACAGCTGTTGGCGATCAAAGCAGGGGAGAAATTAACAGTCAAGTGGTAGTAAACGTTCAGTGTAGGGTTCAGTTTGTCCATGAACAaacacagcagctcctcaaGACCCAAGTAAAGTTGGTGTGTCTTGCTTCCCAGCGTAGGCGGGCATGTGTAGGTATGCACGTACACATGCACATTAAATTGTGTTTTGATAAATTaaatgttattcatttattgGTGGTcccttagggtgctttcacacctgccctgtttggttcggttcaatcaaactcaagtttgtttgccccctaagcgcggtttgtttgggcaggtgtgaacacgagaccttcttgaagaggtggtctcagtctggttacaaatgaactctggtgcagttcgtttgtggtgagaacgtgttccgacctggatgtgaaccaactgcagtcacatgacacattgtttgggttaaacatgagcatgttacagtcctggaggattattaatgtgcacctcNNNNNNNNNNNNNNNNNNNNNNNNNNNNNNNNNNNNNNNNNNNNNNNNNNNNNNNNNNNNNNNNNNNNNNNNNNNNNNNNNNNNNNNNNNNNNNNNNNNNNNNNNNNNNNNNNNNNNNNNNNNNNNNNNNNNNNAGCGAGCATTGtcggtttaagagacatgagacgtcctttccactgaagcgtcacgtgaagCAACGTCCATTCCTGATGATGGCGGCACCGCTGGATCTGCTCTGTAAAGCAGCCAGCGTCTGGCGTTACTATGGGTACATCCCAAGTCTCATTATATTTGCTGACCAAAACAGTAGCCCCCACCCCCCGCCATCATGACTCTGGTCACACACAGCCGCACATCACAGACAGTCCAATGAACAACGCAAGGGGTTGTGGCTGAAATAAACCTAATTGCAACATAACAATCTTGCATGAATATCATTATTCTTTGAAGTAGGTACGTGAATTACAGCgattcattgcaaagaatgcatgtaacgggtacttACTCTTGtactgtttctccgccatctcatTCAAATATGCCAGATGTagagggcgggtatttatacgtcatggcgttcagctgaaaaactcttccagataggaagctctcgaccatcctagctcgtagctgcttaaagcttgctgctagctcctagcgctagctcctcgctgcacaaataagagacttgggacggcctagaagatggcggacctcaacgacttccggttcaagcgaggagctagcagtagcactataaaaataagagacttgggatggaCCCAttgtctgaaagcacccttagtttTGTTTGAATACACCTTTACATGGTGGTACCTGCTACTTGTATGTCTGTGTTGCAGAAGCACATTCATGCACTGAAACTCATCATTACATGCCTACAGTGCACTTGAGAGCCCAAAAAGTAAAGAATAGAAAGAGCAGGTTTGTCAGGGTCAGGCCTCCTGGGAAGCCACTCAGCCTTGCAGTTATTTTTCCCAGGGGCCACTCATCATGTAACAGCAAAAAACTCCCTTGTGGcccaaaatgcatttttcccatTGGCCaccattgtgaaagagacgtccgCCAACAAGGTCACTTTTGAATCTTTCTATTTTTGAGCCATGAGGGTTTTATATAGCTACGTAAAACTTTCCTGGAGCCAAGAAAAGCCATTTCAAAATCCATGGCAAGTCTTCAAGTCTATGAGACAAGTGGGAACTTGCAGTGGTGcgcagcaggagaaacactactgcacatattcagtgagTTGCATACCGCAGAAGTAATTCCAGAAGCTAGCAAAATTCTGGCACATGTGGCAGGCAAGCAaatccattggaatgaataggcgccatcttggcgtCCGGTATCTGGTTATTATTAAGATCTAAGTTTGTTTAAAGTTCAGATGGGGGCAAATCCATCaaggaaaacacaaatgaaTCAGAATTAGTGatgttgtgtgtatatataatatatttgcAAAAGGAAGTTGATGGAAactgatattttattttgcagaaaTTTCTGTAATCTGTAATTGTATATAATAATTGTCATTTGTCTCGTTGGCAGCTCGTACTCACGCTCTCCAAGTTACTCAGCTGATCTGAGGCGACGAGGCAGCGTGGCCAGCCTGAGCTCCAGAGGAAGCTACTCCAGACACAGCGCTGACAGGTGAACTTTACCAAATGTTTCAGCTGCTAATGATTCCTTATTAGCGGGGTACGAGAACAAATATACATTTACATTGTTGATGTTGTGCCTGCTTCCCAGACTAcgagacagaaagagaacaCACAGCTCCAGAGACACACATATGAAGCACACACATAAAGTCAGTGGGAAGAGACAAAGAAGGAAATCCTACTCTCCtatgaagaaaagaagaagagactCACCGAGCCATCTGGAAGCACGCCGAATCACAAGGTACAGCTTTCCCAGCCTGGTTATTTACAGCTACAATATACATTATTATGAAATGTGCTCTATGTAAATATGTCCTGCTGCTCCCACCCTCCGCCCCCTCAGTTGGACAAGTCCCCAACCTGAAATCTCTCTCATGGTATTGATGAGCTGTGTACCTTGAGATGGCATTAAGCCAGAGGATGAGATAATCGTCAGCTCCAAAGCCTCCACAGGTGTGAGAGAAGCAGATGGTGGAACACAGGCAATCTGAGATGTAGGAAAAAGAACAAGCAAAGCGTGATATTCACTTTTTATAACAGATCTTGCTTGCTGCACAGTTAGCtttagttttcttttatttcatgcTGGTCTttgacagcagcacacagaaaTATGTATAAAGGAGCACATGACAGCCACAGAGAGGTTACAAATAACAGATTTGATGTAATCACTGCCCCACTAATTGATATCGTGTTAAAGCCGCACTGTTCTGGGCCTGGGTCTGACTTTGTAATATGAACAGTGTCACTCATACACAGGCAAAGTTAGCTGCTAAAGAGACGGATCATTTTcttaggagttggtggagaccaaaaaagagctaaaaggagagtgaatattgcaCCTATATTTAAGTGGTGtccagaaatgtaactccaAACGATACAATCGTTGCTCCGTGTCCACTAGATGTGTAAAGAAACTTGTTTGGTAACACTTTAGTAGCGAGTGACAAAGTAACAAGTTAAtaattcgattttttttttggtaattttacCCCCCAGTTGGCCGCCAGAGAGAGACACAATATGCTGAAAAGAGAACTGCAGTATTGATATTGGAACTTGTTCGCAAACAGTTAGCCTACTTACAGGTCAAGCAGACACAGAGTAGCATTAGCGttatttggagttgtgtttccaCGTTAAGggctttgcacactgagtccgtttTTTTCGTCCAAAATTGTTGCTCGTCTAAAACTGAATACAACTTCATGCTTGCATGCTGAGTCTGAAACTTTTGTCTGTCATGAAAATTTTTGGATTTTGCGTTTCTCGCATctgtcagagcctttagagacgtttgaccaagaatcagtgaagaagaCGTGGCGATAAGACAGAGTAACAGggtgcacagaatcatttcataactcagatagctcactttcaacaggtcagatagtgatattcaggatgatgatgatgatgacgatgataatgattttctttttttggatgaTGGACTAGAAAAATGCATCTGAAAAAACAGACTCTGTGCAGAGGCCCTAAGTCtcctttaaaggagctgtatgcaacattcagagcatatctatgattcagagacTGCatacggctctcaacatggaggtggctgagctggcagctagcagcatACAGGGCTCACAGcgcaaacagtgctaacaatggcaacagtgctgacagggcTAATGATGTTAACATAGAGGGGAACCGAAGGGTGGGCACTACGCTGCCAACATGAAACCGTTCCACCTCCATGCGTCAGACCCTTTAAGTTCTGTTTTGATGGAAGTATCTGTCTCATTTGCTCCAAAATGCTATGTTCAGCAGCTAGCTGCTAACCTTGTCTGCTGTTTGTCACAAAGCTGGTAGTGTCCAGTGTATTTACTGAActaaaacaatgaactgaaagaCATTGTACTGCTCCGTAGAGCTGAAAGGGACCACAGAGTGGGTTGATAATTCTTGTCAGTTCGTCCCTAAGAGCGACCCCTTCCAGGATACACGGATTTCATATTAAAATATTGGTCATTGCAGCTTTAAGGTTTAGTATAAATGTACACATTGCGGTTTGAGTTTTCTTCCTGTCTGTTTTCACACTGCTCACCTTTCTGGCTCTCCACAGTGCCAGGAAGCGACCCATCCCTTACTTCCGACCGAGCCCTTCCTCCAGCAGTCGGTCCACCAGCGTGTCGTCCTGGAGCAGCCTCTTCACCCGCAGCCGCAGCCGCAGCCCGATCCACAGCATCACCCGGAGCAGGAGCCGGAGACGCAGCCACAGTTACTCCTCCTACAGGAGCTACAGCCGCAGTTCATCCTGGAACTCAATCTTTGGGACCCGCAGTCGCAGCCGGAGTCGAGGTTCGTTGAACAAACGCAACAAAACCAGGCATTAGGTTTCTGAGAGCACATTAAGGGACTGAAGCTCCGGTTGTGTTTCCATTTGAGAGCGGGGACGGTGGATGCTGGAGGAGCAATCGAGTGTGTGCGTCTCCGTGCTCCTGCTTTGACGCTTGAGTGGAAATGTCCCCGCAGGGGTCCGACCACGTCTTTCATTGAGGCAGTCCTGTTCACTCTGCCCACAGAGACCACTGGAGACTgaatgtctttttgtttgtttgttttgttcttgtaCTGCATCCTCTTGCATCAGCACTCACAATGGCCTGAGACTGTTCATCTCTCAGATA from Epinephelus moara isolate mb chromosome 8, YSFRI_EMoa_1.0, whole genome shotgun sequence includes these protein-coding regions:
- the srrm4 gene encoding serine/arginine repetitive matrix protein 4, which codes for MQPPCSLQLGPCGPSPSLGSQSSTVGFQHLGEKQLFEKFWKGTFKAVATPRPESVIVASITARRRVNNLETTACQPLKTDERKSADTRVDTADRNGCIKGKGRKHHSHRRARSPSFDEELSPRPKGKKKKRKSERKRKRKRSPSYSLSPLRKKKKKKKKSSKKSKRHRYTSKKSKHSSSSLKHKRKDERKHKKSSRTHSRRRRRYRRSDSDSSSYQSSTEDRHHLQKSVVHQALGDLAAVVEETNGVLDHTDMKWRPATKSVCKTAPKYRSILSTATILSPKPGSELLRGKGSQHLASQTEGPHDYDSGNDTSSPPSSKTGVSQASVTDNKRNRCKRLASPEKLKFTDRDNASDSGNSVTSYASLCKPYGEDGLSATLFTGNGKREQITLGCRVEVMRSPKTSSCSQRMRETSRRRLKTRSSSSRSRSSGSSRYSGRYSRSLSLSSCSSYSRSPSYSADLRRRGSVASLSSRGSYSRHSADRLRDRKRTHSSRDTHMKHTHKVSGKRQRRKSYSPMKKRRRDSPSHLEARRITSARKRPIPYFRPSPSSSSRSTSVSSWSSLFTRSRSRSPIHSITRSRSRRRSHSYSSYRSYSRSSSWNSIFGTRSRSRSRGSLNKRNKTRH